A part of Lacibacter sp. H407 genomic DNA contains:
- a CDS encoding TonB-dependent receptor plug domain-containing protein translates to MKKNLFVVAAGLFISSQLNAQDSTAKSLGEVFVTANRIEQKQRTTGKVVTVIDQATIQRNAGRTVSEIINQQASVFINGANNTLGTNQDVYFRGAVSGNVLILIDGVPVGDASQVNNAFDLNHISTGMVERIEILKGAQSTMWGSDAVAGVINIITKKAGRKKAEVNGLLSYGSYNTLRANAGVGGKLNAFSYNVNYNFTDSKGFSSAQDTTGTKNFDNDGFKQHNFVANLRYDLSKNFSVKGFSNFGQYVNGIDAGAYNDDADNNVTQKNRNNGLSFLYNNKKLSLTLSQNFLTNTRVYLDDSASVGGFAKYSRGSYEGNSSITELSGNYRFIDQLSLVAGVQNLAQNTTQSYKSISVYGPYESALGDSAKANNFSFYASLLATELAGFNVEAGFRINSHSIYGTNATYTFNPSYNIDDKTRVFVNISSGYKIPSLYQLYSEYGNKELKPEATQNYEIGVQSFSADRKNSIRFVAFKRDIKNLIIFYTDMTTYASQYINRDEQHDYGFEVESSIGLGKIGNWTNNFTYIDGEGKNDNVKVKNLFRRPNFSFNSALTLEPIKGLTVMPSFRFISTRLKGAYDPGPTQMPAYYTIDLYTGYQATKNLRVFVDLRNVTDQEYYDVPGYNSRKFNVTGGVSFQF, encoded by the coding sequence ATGAAAAAGAATTTATTTGTAGTGGCTGCCGGATTATTCATCAGCAGTCAACTAAATGCCCAGGACAGTACCGCAAAATCATTAGGCGAAGTATTTGTAACTGCCAACCGCATTGAACAGAAACAACGTACAACAGGTAAGGTAGTAACAGTGATCGATCAGGCAACCATTCAACGCAATGCAGGTCGTACCGTTTCCGAGATCATTAATCAGCAAGCAAGTGTATTCATCAACGGCGCCAACAATACATTAGGCACCAACCAGGATGTTTATTTCCGTGGTGCTGTAAGTGGTAATGTATTGATCCTGATAGATGGTGTTCCTGTTGGCGATGCATCACAAGTGAACAATGCATTTGATCTGAATCATATCAGCACAGGCATGGTAGAACGCATTGAGATTTTAAAAGGCGCACAAAGCACCATGTGGGGTAGCGATGCGGTTGCCGGTGTGATCAATATCATCACAAAAAAAGCAGGACGCAAAAAGGCAGAAGTAAATGGTTTGCTTAGCTATGGCAGTTACAATACATTGCGTGCAAATGCAGGTGTTGGCGGCAAGTTGAACGCCTTTTCTTATAATGTGAATTATAATTTTACTGACAGCAAAGGCTTTTCTTCTGCACAGGATACAACCGGCACAAAGAATTTTGATAATGATGGATTCAAGCAACACAACTTTGTTGCCAACCTTCGCTACGATCTCAGCAAAAACTTTTCAGTGAAAGGCTTTAGTAATTTCGGTCAATATGTCAATGGCATTGATGCCGGCGCATATAATGATGATGCTGATAATAATGTAACGCAGAAGAACAGGAACAACGGCCTTTCATTCCTGTACAACAATAAAAAGTTGAGCCTTACTTTATCACAAAACTTCCTCACCAATACAAGAGTTTATTTAGATGACAGTGCAAGTGTTGGTGGTTTTGCAAAATATTCAAGAGGTTCGTACGAAGGCAACAGCAGTATTACTGAATTAAGCGGTAACTACCGCTTCATCGATCAGTTATCGTTGGTGGCTGGTGTTCAAAATTTAGCTCAGAACACAACTCAATCTTATAAAAGCATTAGTGTGTATGGTCCGTATGAGTCCGCTTTAGGCGATTCAGCCAAGGCAAATAACTTTTCGTTCTATGCCTCTTTGCTTGCAACCGAACTTGCAGGTTTTAATGTGGAAGCAGGTTTCCGTATTAACAGCCACAGCATTTATGGAACAAATGCAACTTATACCTTCAACCCTTCATACAACATTGATGATAAAACAAGAGTATTTGTAAACATTTCATCAGGTTACAAAATACCATCGCTCTACCAATTGTATAGCGAATACGGTAATAAAGAACTGAAACCTGAAGCAACGCAGAATTATGAAATAGGTGTACAATCATTTAGTGCAGATAGAAAGAACTCTATCCGTTTTGTAGCATTCAAACGTGATATTAAGAATCTCATCATTTTCTATACTGACATGACAACCTACGCAAGTCAGTACATTAACCGTGACGAGCAACATGATTATGGTTTTGAAGTAGAAAGCAGCATTGGTCTTGGAAAGATCGGCAACTGGACAAATAACTTCACCTACATTGATGGTGAAGGAAAAAACGACAATGTGAAAGTGAAGAATCTATTCCGTCGTCCAAACTTCAGCTTCAACAGTGCACTTACACTTGAGCCAATTAAAGGATTAACTGTTATGCCTTCGTTCCGTTTCATTAGTACAAGATTAAAGGGTGCATATGATCCGGGACCAACGCAAATGCCTGCTTATTACACGATCGATCTATATACCGGCTACCAGGCAACAAAAAATCTGCGTGTATTTGTTGATCTGCGTAACGTTACCGATCAGGAGTATTATGATGTGCCGGGTTATAACAGCCGCAAGTTTAATGTAACAGGAGGCGTAAGCTTTCAATTTTAA
- a CDS encoding DUF6089 family protein produces the protein MIRFISKCILVLISICTQVKAQITQPKYEVGAAAGAFVYQGDLTPSRFGSWKTIRPGLVLYGSRLLNRTMALRLQLSIASLHGDDAKYNNPTYRQQRNFNFRTSLIELSPQFVWSPLGWADAGKQLSPYVFGGAALSLVRIRRDASAFNAAYFEAEPELLLELATDLSTRTPRLLPAVPVGVGIRYSISPTIVLNAEASYRFLFTDYLDGFSRAANSERKDHYYNIAVGLIYRFGRKNSWDCPPVR, from the coding sequence ATGATCCGTTTCATCAGCAAGTGCATTCTTGTTCTTATCAGTATATGTACACAGGTAAAGGCGCAGATCACGCAACCGAAGTATGAAGTAGGTGCGGCTGCAGGTGCCTTTGTTTATCAAGGCGACCTTACACCCAGCCGTTTTGGTTCCTGGAAAACCATCCGGCCGGGGTTGGTGCTGTATGGCTCACGCCTGTTGAATCGTACAATGGCGCTGCGTTTACAATTATCAATTGCATCATTACATGGCGATGATGCGAAGTATAACAACCCTACTTACCGACAGCAACGCAATTTTAATTTTCGTACGTCATTAATTGAACTTTCGCCGCAATTTGTATGGAGTCCGCTTGGTTGGGCCGATGCAGGAAAACAATTGTCGCCCTATGTATTTGGCGGTGCAGCATTAAGTTTAGTGCGCATCCGGAGAGATGCAAGTGCATTCAATGCTGCTTATTTTGAAGCAGAGCCGGAATTGTTGTTGGAGTTGGCAACCGATCTCTCAACACGTACACCACGGTTGCTACCAGCAGTGCCTGTTGGAGTGGGAATTCGCTATTCCATTTCGCCAACGATAGTATTGAATGCAGAAGCTTCGTATCGTTTTTTGTTTACTGATTATTTGGATGGATTCAGCCGTGCTGCCAACTCCGAACGGAAGGATCATTATTACAATATCGCTGTTGGATTGATCTATCGCTTCGGCCGGAAGAACAGTTGGGATTGTCCGCCGGTGCGATAG
- a CDS encoding TonB-dependent receptor family protein, translating into MKNQSLTLLATVAALFSFAQSQPDSSSKELGEVVITAFEQNRKLMDVPAAISYVGQKQLNRFSNASIVPALNAAPGVRMEERSPGSYRLNIRGSSLRSPFGVRNVKVYLNDIPFTEPGGSTYLNLLGFYNINSVEVLKGPSSSLYGGGSGGAVLLKTNGNNQPSGVGIDYTGGIFGLSNVNAVVRIGEGATQQTISYNRLHSDGYRDWTKLDRTVFSWDSRFALNEKQSIRTYVMYADLSYQTPGGLTPAEFAANPRQARPRVGATPSSAQANASVNQETFFAGLSHDFQITETFKNTTSLYGAYSQFANPTVRNFERRSEPHAGGRTVLAFTPRNVIGELKFVAGAELQRGWYNIRVYKNVNGTSDSLQTEDEVNPFLWNVFAQADWKLPQGWIITAGASINQNKIEIIRLNKFPLNPQRRTYDNEIAPRLSVLKKIKEELSLYASVAKGFSAPTSAEVLPSTGVISTNLNAEEGWNYEAGIRFNYKRKLFLDVNGFLFNLSNTIVQRRDGGGADFFVNAGSTRQHGVETFARYAIVDDEKTFLSTANVWLSYSYNDFTYKDFKQLTNDFSGKQLPSVPKHIVAAGVDITLKPGIYLNVTYNYNEKTPLNDANTFYGGDFHLLGARLGYKQLYFGKLRAEVFVGADNLFNETYSLGNDINAAVNRFYNVAPGRNYYAGISVFQGCKKK; encoded by the coding sequence ATGAAGAACCAATCACTAACTCTGCTTGCAACAGTTGCTGCACTTTTTTCATTTGCACAGTCTCAACCCGACTCCAGTTCCAAAGAATTAGGCGAGGTCGTTATCACAGCGTTTGAACAGAACCGTAAGCTCATGGATGTTCCCGCAGCTATCAGTTATGTGGGCCAGAAACAATTGAACCGATTCAGTAACGCATCGATTGTTCCAGCTCTGAATGCGGCACCCGGTGTACGCATGGAAGAACGAAGTCCCGGCAGTTACCGATTAAATATTCGTGGCAGTTCATTGCGTTCGCCGTTTGGTGTGCGCAATGTAAAAGTATACCTCAACGATATTCCGTTTACCGAACCCGGCGGCTCCACTTATTTAAACCTGTTGGGTTTTTATAATATCAACTCGGTTGAAGTATTGAAAGGACCATCAAGCAGTTTGTATGGTGGCGGCAGCGGTGGTGCCGTGTTACTGAAAACAAATGGCAACAACCAACCTTCAGGTGTTGGTATTGATTATACAGGTGGCATTTTTGGTTTGAGTAATGTAAATGCTGTTGTACGTATTGGCGAAGGTGCAACGCAACAAACCATCAGCTATAATCGACTGCACAGTGATGGCTATCGTGACTGGACAAAACTCGACCGCACAGTTTTTAGTTGGGACAGCCGCTTTGCACTCAACGAAAAACAAAGCATCCGTACGTATGTGATGTATGCTGATCTTTCGTATCAAACTCCCGGCGGATTAACTCCTGCTGAGTTTGCGGCCAATCCAAGACAGGCAAGGCCAAGGGTGGGTGCTACTCCTTCGAGTGCGCAAGCTAATGCAAGTGTGAACCAGGAAACATTCTTTGCAGGATTGAGTCATGACTTCCAGATCACGGAAACGTTTAAGAATACCACTTCTTTATATGGAGCTTATTCACAGTTTGCAAACCCAACCGTTCGCAACTTCGAACGCCGCAGCGAGCCTCATGCCGGTGGAAGAACAGTATTAGCGTTTACTCCACGCAATGTAATTGGTGAATTAAAGTTTGTTGCCGGCGCCGAATTGCAACGAGGCTGGTATAACATTCGTGTATATAAGAATGTGAATGGCACAAGCGATAGCCTGCAAACTGAGGATGAAGTGAATCCATTCTTATGGAATGTATTTGCACAAGCCGATTGGAAATTACCACAAGGCTGGATCATTACTGCAGGCGCAAGCATTAACCAGAATAAGATCGAGATCATAAGGCTGAATAAATTCCCTTTGAATCCGCAACGCAGAACGTATGATAATGAAATTGCACCACGACTTTCTGTTTTGAAAAAGATCAAAGAAGAATTGTCGTTGTATGCGTCTGTTGCCAAAGGGTTCTCTGCCCCCACTTCTGCTGAAGTGTTGCCTTCTACCGGCGTTATCTCTACCAACCTGAATGCAGAAGAAGGATGGAACTATGAAGCTGGTATCCGTTTCAACTACAAACGCAAATTATTTTTGGATGTAAATGGCTTTCTCTTTAACCTCAGCAATACAATTGTGCAACGCAGAGATGGTGGCGGCGCCGATTTTTTTGTGAATGCCGGCAGCACACGGCAACATGGTGTGGAAACATTTGCCCGCTATGCAATTGTTGATGATGAAAAAACGTTTCTTTCAACAGCAAATGTTTGGTTGAGTTATTCCTATAACGATTTTACCTATAAAGATTTTAAACAGCTCACCAACGATTTCAGTGGCAAGCAACTACCCAGTGTACCAAAACATATCGTTGCCGCAGGAGTTGATATAACCCTAAAGCCCGGTATTTATCTCAACGTTACTTATAACTACAATGAGAAAACGCCGTTGAATGATGCCAATACGTTTTATGGTGGTGATTTTCATTTGCTGGGTGCAAGACTTGGCTACAAACAATTATACTTTGGAAAACTTCGTGCTGAAGTATTTGTTGGTGCCGATAATCTCTTTAATGAAACCTACAGTTTAGGAAATGACATCAACGCCGCTGTAAATCGCTTTTACAATGTAGCACCGGGACGGAATTACTATGCAGGGATTTCTGTTTTTCAGGGATGTAAGAAGAAGTAA
- a CDS encoding APC family permease — MKTSTNKLNLFSFTMIVVGLVIGMGIFRTAATSAKDAIDPSVYFSAWLIGGLVALCGALTYAEIGSRFPVTGGYYKVFAQAYHPSIAFAINCLILVSNAASLSGVALIGSGYLLKLFPGEWTDIHKALVSCAAIAIFYFINLRGLKLSSMAQNILMIIKIGMILVLIAALFFPDKYAVQETTTAVTTFSNMDWIKSLGVSLIAVSFTYGGYQQTINFGNEVQNPTKNIPRGIFMGIAIIIGLYLLVNMSYYNLVGFQQMKGEREIAYVVIDKIFGSTGATVFSAFLFLGVLAYVNGLLMSNPRVMYAMGDDGSLPKIFAKQNEKTNVLTFSLTVFAALCIIILFFAQEFEKILAFTIFLDCFGMVLSSATIFWFRKKTKHLDGTGIYKMKLFPLMPIIFIAAYLFVGTSIAIADPTAALTGLGVLVTFIIIYFIFHRKK; from the coding sequence ATGAAAACTTCAACCAACAAACTCAACCTGTTTTCGTTTACCATGATCGTTGTAGGTCTGGTGATCGGTATGGGTATTTTCCGTACAGCAGCCACGAGTGCAAAAGATGCCATTGATCCATCGGTTTACTTTAGTGCATGGCTTATTGGTGGTTTGGTGGCCTTATGTGGTGCATTAACTTATGCAGAGATCGGCAGCCGCTTTCCCGTAACAGGTGGTTATTATAAAGTGTTTGCACAAGCCTATCATCCAAGTATTGCCTTTGCTATTAACTGTTTGATCTTAGTTAGTAATGCAGCAAGCTTAAGTGGTGTGGCATTGATCGGTAGCGGTTACTTATTAAAATTATTTCCCGGTGAATGGACAGATATTCATAAGGCGTTGGTGAGCTGTGCGGCGATCGCTATCTTTTATTTTATTAACCTGCGTGGTTTGAAGTTGAGTTCAATGGCGCAGAATATTTTAATGATCATCAAGATCGGAATGATATTGGTGTTGATCGCTGCGTTATTCTTCCCCGATAAATATGCTGTACAGGAAACAACTACTGCAGTAACAACATTCAGTAATATGGACTGGATCAAAAGTCTTGGTGTGAGTTTGATCGCTGTTTCATTTACCTATGGTGGTTACCAGCAAACCATCAACTTCGGGAATGAAGTACAAAACCCCACCAAAAATATTCCACGTGGTATTTTCATGGGTATTGCCATCATCATTGGCTTGTACTTGCTGGTGAATATGAGTTATTATAATCTGGTAGGCTTTCAACAAATGAAAGGCGAACGTGAAATTGCTTACGTGGTGATCGATAAAATATTCGGATCAACCGGTGCTACCGTTTTCTCAGCCTTTTTATTTTTAGGTGTGTTGGCGTACGTAAACGGTTTACTCATGAGCAATCCTCGGGTGATGTATGCAATGGGCGATGATGGAAGTTTGCCAAAAATCTTTGCCAAACAAAATGAAAAGACCAATGTGCTTACATTTTCGTTAACGGTGTTTGCAGCTCTTTGCATCATCATCTTATTCTTTGCGCAGGAGTTTGAAAAAATATTGGCCTTCACTATTTTTCTTGATTGTTTTGGAATGGTATTGAGCAGCGCTACTATTTTCTGGTTCCGTAAAAAGACAAAGCATTTAGATGGTACAGGTATTTATAAAATGAAACTATTTCCATTGATGCCCATCATTTTTATAGCAGCTTATTTGTTTGTAGGAACAAGTATTGCGATTGCCGATCCAACAGCAGCGTTAACGGGGCTTGGCGTATTGGTAACATTTATCATCATTTATTTTATTTTTCATCGAAAAAAATAA
- a CDS encoding VOC family protein produces MLQKLRTVIYHTNDLDAAKSWYTSLTGKEPYFDEVFYVGFDINGFELGLDPDMSNTQKGNHSTAYWTVDDIQSAVEKAVSIGATIIDPVHNVGGTIEVAIVEDPFGNHIGFITGA; encoded by the coding sequence ATGCTGCAGAAACTCCGCACAGTTATTTATCATACCAACGATCTTGACGCAGCCAAAAGCTGGTACACTTCACTAACAGGTAAAGAACCTTATTTTGATGAAGTATTTTATGTGGGTTTTGATATCAATGGTTTTGAATTGGGGCTTGATCCTGATATGAGCAACACACAAAAAGGCAATCACAGTACTGCCTATTGGACTGTTGATGATATACAGTCAGCCGTTGAAAAAGCAGTGTCAATTGGTGCAACCATTATTGATCCTGTACACAATGTTGGCGGCACAATAGAAGTAGCAATTGTAGAAGATCCATTCGGCAATCATATTGGATTTATAACCGGCGCATAA
- a CDS encoding trans-sulfuration enzyme family protein, giving the protein MDISYILNELGEDREHYFNAIAPPIIQTSNFRFNKVDELRAAFADEMSTYLYSRGLNPTVDILRKKLAALDGAEDCLVFNNGAAAIFAGVLANVKAGDHIVSVSKPYTWVQRLFDVILPRFGVFTTYVDGRRTENYFEATKPNTTFYYLESPNSWDFAMQDIRAIAAYAKQHNITTLIDNSYCTPLYQKPIEMGIDLAMQTATKYIGGHSDTLGGVLSGTHAMMKKIFDSEYLNIGSGIQPFNAWLLIRGLRTLPTRLERINQTTRQVVDFIKHHPAISGIIYPFDESFDQYKLAKQQMKEAPGLFTFYIKAVSRQQIVTFCESLLHIQMAVSWGGHESLLLPKCAGIRDEDFDTANKEHQMIRLYVGLEEAGYLISDLKQAFEKAGLG; this is encoded by the coding sequence ATGGACATTTCATATATCCTCAACGAACTGGGCGAAGACCGTGAGCATTATTTCAATGCCATTGCGCCACCCATTATACAGACAAGTAATTTTCGTTTTAATAAAGTAGATGAATTGCGTGCTGCATTTGCCGATGAGATGAGTACCTATCTCTACAGTCGTGGATTAAACCCAACAGTTGATATTCTTCGCAAAAAGTTAGCAGCATTGGATGGAGCAGAAGATTGTTTGGTATTCAACAACGGAGCAGCCGCCATCTTTGCAGGCGTACTGGCTAATGTAAAAGCAGGCGATCATATTGTAAGTGTGAGCAAGCCCTATACTTGGGTGCAACGTTTGTTCGATGTGATCTTGCCAAGGTTTGGCGTTTTTACAACCTATGTTGATGGACGGCGAACCGAGAACTACTTCGAAGCTACAAAGCCCAACACTACGTTTTATTATCTGGAAAGTCCCAACAGTTGGGATTTTGCTATGCAGGATATACGTGCTATTGCTGCCTATGCCAAACAACACAACATCACTACGTTGATCGATAACAGCTATTGTACACCCCTTTATCAAAAACCCATCGAAATGGGCATTGATCTGGCGATGCAAACTGCCACCAAGTATATCGGCGGACATAGTGATACATTGGGCGGTGTACTGAGTGGCACTCATGCCATGATGAAAAAGATCTTCGACAGCGAGTACCTCAACATCGGCAGCGGAATTCAACCCTTCAACGCCTGGCTGCTGATAAGGGGGCTGCGAACGTTGCCAACAAGGCTGGAGCGTATCAACCAAACTACCCGGCAAGTCGTCGATTTTATAAAGCATCATCCGGCAATTAGCGGCATTATCTATCCGTTTGATGAAAGCTTTGACCAATACAAGTTAGCCAAACAACAAATGAAGGAGGCGCCGGGGCTGTTTACCTTTTATATAAAAGCTGTATCCCGGCAACAGATTGTAACCTTTTGCGAAAGTTTGCTACATATACAAATGGCAGTAAGTTGGGGAGGCCATGAAAGTTTGCTGTTACCAAAGTGCGCCGGTATTCGGGATGAGGACTTTGATACAGCGAATAAGGAGCATCAGATGATCCGGTTGTATGTTGGATTAGAAGAGGCCGGATATCTGATCAGCGATCTGAAACAGGCATTCGAAAAAGCAGGATTGGGTTGA
- a CDS encoding TolC family protein: MKKISPVLLLSSILVFIGTTLQAQEKWDLVRCVEYAIANNVSVRQADVQARLADLTYKQSRLAQYPNANFTTSTGTNFGRAVNPTTNLFENTTLLFQQYGLNVNALLFNWNSVKNGILSSKYNVAAANASVESTKNDIALSVATTYLQALLSKEQAKIAEVQMQLTRARLTDTRKRVDAGSLPELNALELESQYAADSANFINASTTAQQTLLTLKATLNLDAAQPFDITEPPVAMIPVENIGDLQPDVVYNMALQTQPRQRVNDLRIKSLEANVKSIRGQFYPSISAFGGLGTNFASPNSKVTGFNFLGYDPITPLSPIVNVGGTNYFVQSPDVAILSSKKGFGEMWSGWGTQMNQNFRQNIGIQISVPIFNGATVRTNYNRSKLEVQNAKLIKEQADMQLKNDIYQAYNAAVNAMQRFNASKKTLEVTERANVLAQKRYEAGLLQTIELITNQNNLFRARIQNISDQFDYVFRMKVLEFYKGLGLRL; the protein is encoded by the coding sequence ATGAAGAAGATTTCACCGGTTTTACTCTTATCATCCATCCTTGTTTTTATCGGAACTACGTTGCAAGCTCAGGAAAAATGGGATCTCGTTCGTTGCGTAGAGTATGCCATTGCAAATAATGTATCTGTGCGCCAGGCCGATGTGCAGGCTCGTTTAGCTGATCTTACCTACAAGCAAAGCAGACTTGCCCAATACCCCAACGCGAATTTCACCACTTCTACCGGAACAAACTTTGGTCGTGCCGTAAACCCTACTACTAACTTATTTGAAAACACAACATTGTTGTTCCAGCAATATGGGTTGAATGTAAATGCATTGTTGTTTAACTGGAACAGTGTAAAAAACGGCATCCTCAGTTCAAAATATAATGTGGCTGCAGCCAATGCCTCTGTTGAGAGTACAAAAAACGACATTGCCTTATCGGTAGCTACAACCTACTTGCAGGCATTGCTTTCAAAAGAGCAGGCAAAAATTGCAGAAGTACAGATGCAATTAACAAGAGCACGTTTAACCGATACACGCAAACGGGTAGATGCAGGCTCCTTGCCTGAGTTAAATGCATTGGAACTGGAGTCGCAATATGCTGCGGATAGTGCGAATTTCATTAATGCTTCTACTACAGCGCAACAAACGTTGCTTACGCTGAAGGCAACCTTGAATCTTGATGCAGCGCAACCATTTGATATTACAGAGCCACCGGTTGCAATGATACCGGTTGAAAATATTGGTGATCTGCAGCCGGATGTTGTGTATAATATGGCTTTGCAAACACAACCACGGCAACGTGTAAACGATCTTCGTATCAAGTCTCTTGAAGCAAATGTAAAATCGATCCGTGGCCAGTTTTATCCATCCATTTCTGCATTTGGAGGATTGGGAACCAATTTTGCCAGCCCCAACAGTAAAGTAACCGGATTTAACTTCCTCGGATATGATCCCATTACGCCGCTTTCGCCAATTGTGAATGTAGGAGGTACCAATTATTTTGTTCAAAGTCCTGATGTTGCCATACTATCTTCTAAAAAAGGTTTTGGAGAAATGTGGTCAGGATGGGGTACTCAAATGAATCAGAACTTCCGTCAAAATATCGGGATTCAGATATCTGTTCCCATCTTCAACGGAGCAACGGTACGTACCAATTACAATCGTTCAAAACTTGAAGTGCAAAATGCAAAGCTGATAAAGGAACAGGCCGATATGCAATTGAAAAATGATATTTATCAGGCTTACAATGCTGCTGTAAATGCAATGCAACGATTTAATGCAAGTAAGAAAACCCTCGAGGTAACAGAACGTGCAAATGTATTGGCGCAAAAACGTTATGAAGCAGGATTGCTGCAAACAATTGAATTGATCACGAACCAGAATAATTTATTCCGTGCACGCATTCAAAATATTTCAGATCAGTTTGATTATGTATTCCGCATGAAAGTGCTGGAGTTTTACAAAGGACTTGGTTTACGTTTATAA
- a CDS encoding efflux RND transporter periplasmic adaptor subunit — MNKKIWWTIGILLVVATTLLILKKKEIIGKKEAVKVATEKIIRRTIIETVSASGKVYPEDERKVSSDVSGEVVEMYVEEGDSVRKGQLLAKVFADVLTSAKDRAASVVNQQQAQVGNTEASLKAFEARLTQAKQSYDRQKKLFDEKVISRAEFEQAESAYLTAKADLDAARQTIRSGKASVQSAQASLTEAQKNLSRTGIISPMDGIVSLLAVKKGERVAGNSFSLGTEIMRVADMSKIEVRVDVGENDIPKVKIGDSAIIEVDAYNDRKFMGVVTQISSSSTSAQSVAATATGDVTNYKVYIRIDQSSYADLIDPVKGRNLPFRPGMSASADIMTTRQENVLAVPILAVTTRDKNEASAVAKAKEEQDKKKAQGQEVTTTNNAVVTDEMEEVVFVIKADGTVKKVAIRTNIQDNEYIEVMSGLKEGDEVVSAPYNTISKTLKDGMKVLVVPKDKVYDEK; from the coding sequence ATGAATAAGAAAATCTGGTGGACCATTGGAATTCTCCTGGTAGTAGCCACCACCCTTCTCATCCTGAAGAAAAAAGAGATCATTGGAAAAAAAGAAGCAGTAAAAGTTGCCACTGAAAAAATCATCCGTCGAACCATTATTGAAACAGTTAGTGCAAGTGGTAAAGTGTATCCTGAAGATGAACGTAAAGTAAGCTCCGATGTGAGTGGGGAAGTAGTAGAAATGTATGTGGAGGAAGGCGACAGTGTACGGAAAGGTCAACTGTTGGCGAAAGTATTTGCCGATGTGTTAACTTCTGCGAAAGACCGTGCAGCATCAGTTGTAAATCAGCAACAGGCACAGGTAGGTAATACAGAAGCATCACTCAAAGCATTTGAAGCTAGATTAACACAAGCGAAACAAAGCTACGATCGCCAGAAAAAACTGTTTGATGAAAAAGTAATTTCAAGAGCTGAGTTTGAACAGGCAGAAAGTGCTTACCTCACTGCAAAAGCTGATCTGGATGCAGCAAGACAAACCATCCGCAGCGGTAAAGCAAGTGTGCAAAGTGCACAGGCCAGTTTAACAGAGGCACAAAAAAATCTCTCACGTACAGGCATCATTTCACCAATGGATGGTATTGTTTCATTGTTGGCGGTAAAGAAAGGTGAACGTGTAGCAGGTAATAGTTTTAGCCTTGGTACTGAAATTATGCGTGTTGCTGATATGAGTAAAATTGAAGTGCGGGTTGATGTGGGTGAGAATGATATTCCAAAAGTGAAGATCGGCGACAGTGCCATTATTGAAGTGGATGCATACAATGATCGCAAGTTCATGGGTGTGGTTACACAAATATCCAGCAGCAGTACATCAGCACAATCAGTTGCAGCCACCGCTACAGGTGATGTAACCAATTACAAAGTGTACATCCGTATCGATCAATCATCCTATGCCGATTTAATTGATCCGGTAAAAGGAAGAAATCTTCCCTTCCGTCCGGGTATGAGTGCAAGTGCAGATATTATGACTACACGCCAGGAAAATGTGTTGGCAGTTCCCATCCTTGCGGTAACAACAAGAGATAAGAATGAAGCAAGCGCCGTAGCAAAAGCAAAAGAAGAGCAGGATAAAAAGAAAGCACAGGGTCAGGAAGTAACAACTACCAACAATGCCGTGGTGACCGATGAAATGGAAGAAGTGGTATTTGTAATAAAAGCTGATGGAACTGTTAAGAAGGTAGCCATTCGTACCAATATTCAGGATAATGAATACATTGAAGTAATGAGTGGATTGAAAGAAGGAGATGAAGTGGTAAGTGCACCGTATAATACCATCAGTAAAACACTGAAAGATGGCATGAAAGTGTTGGTGGTGCCAAAAGATAAAGTATACGACGAAAAATAA